In a single window of the Bacteroidales bacterium genome:
- the dusB gene encoding tRNA dihydrouridine synthase DusB, whose product MPFSEALITIGNTTLPDKALLLAPMEDVTDPSFRFICKHFGADMVYTEFIASDGLIRDAQKSVKKLEITDDERPVGIQLYGHIIESMVEAARIAEEAKPDLIDINYGCPVRKIANRGAGAGMLCNIPLMVEMTKAIVDAVKLPVTVKTRLGWDENSKTIVDIAERLQDVGIKALTIHGRTRAQLYKGSADWTLIGDVKKNPRMKIPIIGNGDITSAEAAEQAFNTYGVDGIMIGRATVGRPWIFKEIKDFITRGEIMPPLTLREKVDLARLQFHKSLEVKGIPRGIFEMRRHFTNYFKGLPDFKEIRMKLVTTLDTDEIERLLYLIVATYPQY is encoded by the coding sequence TTGCCGTTTTCAGAAGCCTTGATAACAATAGGAAATACAACACTGCCCGATAAGGCCTTACTGCTGGCGCCCATGGAAGATGTGACTGATCCCTCCTTCAGGTTCATATGCAAACACTTTGGTGCCGACATGGTATATACCGAATTCATTGCTTCAGACGGGCTGATAAGGGACGCGCAGAAAAGCGTAAAGAAGCTTGAAATAACCGATGACGAGAGACCTGTTGGTATACAGTTGTACGGCCACATCATTGAAAGTATGGTGGAAGCGGCCCGGATTGCGGAAGAAGCCAAACCTGATTTGATTGATATCAATTATGGCTGCCCCGTCCGGAAGATTGCCAATCGCGGAGCAGGTGCCGGTATGTTGTGCAATATTCCGCTTATGGTTGAAATGACAAAAGCCATTGTGGACGCCGTTAAGCTGCCGGTTACGGTTAAAACGCGTTTAGGCTGGGATGAAAACAGCAAAACAATTGTGGATATTGCCGAACGATTGCAGGATGTTGGAATAAAGGCTCTTACTATACACGGCAGAACAAGGGCACAATTGTATAAAGGCAGTGCTGACTGGACCCTTATTGGTGACGTAAAAAAAAATCCCCGTATGAAAATCCCGATTATTGGCAATGGCGATATCACCAGTGCCGAAGCTGCTGAGCAAGCTTTTAATACATACGGCGTGGACGGGATTATGATTGGGCGTGCAACAGTTGGCCGGCCCTGGATATTCAAAGAAATTAAAGACTTCATTACAAGGGGAGAAATCATGCCTCCGCTTACATTAAGGGAAAAAGTTGACCTGGCACGTTTACAGTTTCACAAATCGCTTGAGGTGAAAGGCATTCCAAGAGGCATTTTTGAGATGAGAAGACATTTTACCAACTATTTCAAAGGTCTTCCTGATTTTAAGGAAATTCGTATGAAGCTGGTAACCACACTGGATACGGATGAAATCGAAAGGCTTCTCTACCTGATTGTGGCTACTTATCCGCAGTATTAG